In Dromiciops gliroides isolate mDroGli1 chromosome 4, mDroGli1.pri, whole genome shotgun sequence, one DNA window encodes the following:
- the ELF3 gene encoding ETS-related transcription factor Elf-3 has product MAASCEISNIFSNYISAMYQAEDPAPSSSATLGSDDLVLTLSNPQMPLEGTDKTSWSGMLPQLWSKAQVLDWISYQVEKNKYDASAIDFSRCNMDGATLCCCPREELGLVFGPLGDELYAQLQDLSSGTNDELSWIIELLEKDGLSSQDIMADSTFDHGSPFSQDLLDDSRLASPYYPGSYGAGAPSPGSSDVSTSGTGTSQSPHSDSGASDVDLDPTDNKLFSFPSENFSNYKKGDLKYGKRKRGRPRKLSKETRECLEGKKSKHAPRGTHLWEFIRDILIHPELNEGLMKWENRHEGVFKFLRSEAVAQLWGQKKKNNSMTYEKLSRAMRYYYKREILERVDGRRLVYKFGKNSSGWKEEEVVLSRN; this is encoded by the exons ATGGCTGCATCCTGTGAGATCAGCAACATTTTCAGCAACTATATCAGTGCCATGTACCAGGCAGAAGACCCAGCCCCGTCTTCATCAGCCACTTTGGGCAGTGATGACCTGGTGCTGACCCTGAGCAATCCTCAGATGCCcctagagggcacag ACAAAACCAGCTGGTCAGGGATGCTGCCCCAGCTGTGGTCAAAGGCCCAGGTCCTGGACTGGATCAGCTATCAGGTGGAGAAGAATAAATATGACGCTAGCGCCATTGACTTTTCCCGATGCAATATGGACGGTGCCACATTGTGCTGCTGCCCCCGGGAAGAGCTGGGCCTGGTCTTTGGACCCCTGGGGGATGAGCTCTATGCCCAGCTGCAAGACCTCT cATCTGGCACGAATGATGAGCTAAGCTGGATCATTGAGCTCCTGGAGAAGGATGGACTCAGCTCTCAAGATATCATGGCAGACTCTACCTTCG ATCACGGCAGCCCCTTCAGCCAAGATTTGTTGGATGACTCAAGGTTGGCCAGTCCCTATTACCCAGGAAGCTATGGAGCAGGGGCTCCCTCTCCAGGCTCCTCAGATGTGTCCACTTCAG GGACTGGAACCTCTCAAAGTCCCCACTCCGACTCCGGTGCGAGTGACGTGGATTTAGATCCCACAGACAAcaaactcttctcttttcccagtg AGAACTTCTCCAACTATAAAAAAGGAGACCTGAAATATGGGAAGAGGAAACGAGGACGACCCCGAAAGCTGAGCAAGGAGACCCGAGAGTGTCTGGAGGGAAAGAAGAGTAAACATG CTCCAAGAGGTACACACCTGTGGGAATTTATCCGGGACATCCTCATCCACCCCGAGCTCAACGAGGGCCTTATGAAGTGGGAGAACCGGCACGAGGGTGTCTTTAAGTTCCTTCGATCTGAGGCTGTGGCCCAGCTGTGGggtcagaagaagaaaaataacagtaTGACCTACGAGAAACTCAGCCGTGCCATGAG GTACTACTACAAGCGAGAGATCTTAGAGCGTGTCGATGGCCGAAGACTAGTCTATAAATTTGGCAAGAACTCAAGTGgttggaaggaggaggaggtcGTGTTGAGCCGGAACTGA
- the LOC122755471 gene encoding translationally-controlled tumor protein-like: MIIYRDLISHDEMFSDIYKIREIANGVCLEVEGKMVSRTEGTIDDSLIGGNAFAEGPEGEGTDATVITGADIVINHHLQETSFTKESYKKYIKDYMKSIKGRLEEHKPDRVKPFMTGAAEQIKHILANFKNYQFFIGENMNPNGMVAALDFREDGMTPYMIFFKDGLEMEKC, translated from the coding sequence ATGATCATCTACCGGGACCTCATCAGCCATGATGAGATGTTCTCCGACATTTACAAGATCCGGGAGATCGCAAACGGGGTGTGCCtggaagtggaggggaagatggtcaGTAGGACAGAGGGTACCATTGATGATTCACTCATTGGTGGAAATGCCTTTGCCGAAGGTCCTGAGGGTGAAGGAACAGATGCCACTGTAATCACTGGAGCTGACATAGTAATAAACCATCATCTGCAAGAAACTAGTTTCACAAAAGAATCCTACAAAAAGTACATCAAAGACTACATGAAATCAATCAAAGGCAGACTTGAAGAGCACAAGCCAGATAGAGTAAAACCTTTTATGACCGGAGCTGCAGAACAAATCAAACACATCCTTGCCAATTTTAAAAACTATCAGTTCTTCATAGGCGAAAACATGAATCCAAATGGCATGGTGGCTGCCTTGGACTTCCGTGAGGATGGTATGACCCCATATATGATTTTCTTTAAGGATGGTTTAGAGATGGAGAAATGTTAA